Proteins encoded by one window of Dioscorea cayenensis subsp. rotundata cultivar TDr96_F1 chromosome 6, TDr96_F1_v2_PseudoChromosome.rev07_lg8_w22 25.fasta, whole genome shotgun sequence:
- the LOC120262938 gene encoding homeobox-leucine zipper protein HAT4-like yields the protein MIANEDLGLSLSLSFFPPPLKQSQHHHHQWPHDFAAVGSNGLSHLPTSHLLPRSEGIDVNQAPAGEREGDSEGEGDESSPNNSAVSSVSGKRDAGGGGQGSDDEDGDGSRKKLRLSKDQSAILEESFKEHNTLNPKQKAALAKQLKLRPRQVEVWFQNRRARTKLKQTEVDCELLKRCCETLTEENRRLHKELAELRALKLSPHLYMHMAPPTTLTMCPSCERIQSPTGPCRTDENSAVGANPSPANPPPCSGGATTFVLRLILLIWVVFANTPLVFLYLGKRVFLFLFFF from the exons ATGATCGCCAACGAAGATCTAGGGCTTAGTCTCAGCCTCTCCTTCTTCCCTCCTCCATTGAAGCAATCCCAGCACCATCACCATCAGTGGCCGCATGACTTCGCTGCTGTTGGATCTAATGGTCTTTCTCATTTACCAACGTCTCATCTCCTCCCTCGATCGGAAGGGATCGATGTCAATCAGGCGCCGGCGGGGGAGAGGGAAGGGGATAGCGAGGGAGAGGGAGATGAATCGTCCCCGAATAACAGCGCGGTGTCGAGCGTGAGTGGCAAGCGTGATGCCGGCGGCGGTGGCCAGGGCAGCGACGATGAGGACGGCGATGGTTCTCGCAAGAAGCTCCGGCTCTCCAAGGACCAGTCCGCCATTCTCGAAGAGAGCTTCAAAGAGCACAACACTCTCAACCCC AAGCAGAAGGCGGCGCTGGCGAAACAACTGAAGCTCCGGCCACGCCAAGTGGAAGTATGGTTTCAAAACCGAAGAGCCAGAACAAAGCTCAAACAAACCGAAGTCGATTGCGAACTCTTAAAGCGATGCTGCGAGACACTGACCGAAGAGAACCGGAGACTCCACAAAGAGCTCGCCGAGCTCCGAGCTCTCAAACTCTCTCCGCACCTTTACATGCACATGGCCCCTCCGACAACACTCACAATGTGCCCTTCTTGTGAACGAATACAATCTCCGACTGGCCCCTGCCGTACCGACGAGAACTCCGCCGTGGGCGCCAATCCCTCTCCGGCCAACCCTCCACCTTGCTCCGGCGGCGCCACCACCTTTGTCTTAAGACTAATTTTGCTTATATGGGTTGTTTTTGCAAATACCCCCCtggtttttttgtatttgggAAAAAGggtgtttctttttcttttttttttttaa
- the LOC120262937 gene encoding phosphatidylinositol N-acetylglucosaminyltransferase subunit C gives METTEADTSTYHPPWRKVAYGGMQPGYDDNYTDETFLEELVMNANVVKRDILKVMQDSVSISQYLCIVALVVIVWIHTLDSVIGEGSLLLLDAFLLGLGFLILLLTTSQLSFKVLSKYLLNIVFFTCGLFVLAPVYHTLTRSISSDSIVALTISLLILHLFLHDYSGYTIRPLGCAKNPNLASNISLNASIVASVLVASRLPSRLHVFAIVLFSLQVFLFSPLITFCIKKYSFKLHLCFSFLLISMTLSIIYFLHTMSFVIFSSLLVFISAVCPYMLIKIQVYKFEINGPWDEAKLCFDITD, from the coding sequence ATGGAGACCACAGAGGCTGATACAAGCACATACCATCCGCCATGGAGGAAAGTGGCCTATGGAGGAATGCAACCGGGATACGATGATAACTACACCGATGAAACATTCCTTGAAGAGTTGGTCATGAATGCCAATGTCGTGAAGAGGGATATTCTTAAAGTGATGCAAGATTCTGTATCGATATCCCAGTATCTCTGTATCGTAGCTCTCGTGGTAATTGTTTGGATCCATACACTAGACTCGGTCATTGGTGAGGGCTCTCTCCTTTTACTTGATGCTTTCCTTCTAGGACTCGGCTTCCTGATACTTTTGCTCACCACAAGTCAACTCTCATTTAAAGTTCTCTCAAAATACCTTCTTAACATTGTGTTCTTCACATGTGGTTTGTTCGTCTTAGCACCTGTTTATCATACTCTGACCAGGTCTATCAGCTCAGATTCTATTGTTGCACTCACAATATCGCTTCtaattctccatcttttcttgCATGATTATTCAGGATACACGATACGTCCACTGGGTTGTGCCAAGAACCCGAATTTAGCTAGTAATATCTCTTTGAATGCATCGATAGTGGCATCGGTTCTTGTTGCGTCTCGCTTACCGTCCAGACTCCATGTCTTCGCAATTGTTCTGTTCTCTTTACAAGTCTTCCTCTTTTCTCCATTGATTACCTTTTGCATTAAAAAGTATTCCTTCAAACTACATTTGTGTTTTTCCTTTCTATTGATCAGCAtgacattgagcatcatatacTTTTTGCACACTATGAGCTTTGTTATTTTCTCTAGTCTTCTGGTTTTCATTTCAGCTGTTTGCCCTTACATGCTTATAAAGATACAGGTTTACAAGTTTGAGATTAATGGCCCTTGGGATGAAGCCAAGCTTTGCTTTGACATAACAGACTGA